The following proteins come from a genomic window of Deltaproteobacteria bacterium:
- the egtB gene encoding ergothioneine biosynthesis protein EgtB, which yields MFEAGVEIRATALLERFREVRATTERLAEPLEPDDYGLQSMTSASPPKWHLAHTSWFFETFLLQPAGLRSFHPQFAYLFNSYYESLGPRHARNARGLLSRPTVDEVYRYRAHVDAGVRALIGRFDARALGLLELGLHHEQQHQELLLTDIKHAFFQNPLRPAYQERRDPFGVAPMQRWLRFPEALRCVGHGSPGFSFDCEGPRHPTFVPAFSIASRPVTNRDYGAFIDDAGYHTPALWLSDGWALARAENWEAPLYWERADGGWQVFTLNGMKPVDPSEPVCHVSLYEALAFARWAGARLPTEQEWETASTGAAVAGNTLESGRLHPGPSSEGEPAALFGDVWEWTSSPFAPYPGYRPEDGALGEYNGKFMCNQFVLRGGSCATPRTHLRPTYRNFWPPETRFQFSGIRLAR from the coding sequence GTGTTCGAGGCGGGCGTGGAGATCCGGGCGACGGCGCTGCTGGAGCGCTTCCGCGAGGTGCGCGCCACGACGGAGAGGCTCGCCGAGCCGCTCGAGCCGGACGACTACGGCCTGCAGTCGATGACCTCGGCCTCACCGCCGAAGTGGCACCTGGCGCACACCAGCTGGTTCTTCGAGACCTTCCTGCTCCAGCCGGCTGGCCTGCGGTCGTTCCATCCGCAGTTCGCGTACCTGTTCAACTCGTACTACGAGTCGCTCGGGCCGCGGCACGCGCGGAACGCGCGCGGGCTGCTCTCGCGGCCCACGGTGGACGAGGTCTACCGCTATCGCGCGCACGTGGACGCGGGCGTGCGCGCGCTCATCGGCCGGTTCGACGCCCGCGCGCTGGGCCTGCTCGAGCTCGGCCTGCACCACGAGCAGCAGCACCAGGAGCTCTTGCTCACCGACATCAAGCACGCCTTCTTCCAGAACCCGCTGCGGCCCGCGTACCAGGAGCGGCGCGATCCGTTCGGCGTGGCGCCGATGCAGCGCTGGCTGCGCTTTCCCGAGGCGCTGCGATGTGTCGGGCACGGGAGTCCGGGCTTCTCGTTCGACTGCGAGGGTCCGCGGCATCCGACCTTCGTGCCCGCGTTCTCGATCGCCTCGCGGCCGGTGACCAACCGCGACTACGGCGCCTTCATCGACGACGCCGGCTACCACACACCCGCGCTCTGGCTCTCCGACGGCTGGGCGCTGGCGCGCGCCGAGAACTGGGAGGCGCCGCTCTACTGGGAGCGCGCCGACGGCGGCTGGCAGGTGTTCACGCTGAACGGGATGAAGCCCGTCGACCCGAGCGAGCCAGTGTGCCACGTGAGCCTCTACGAAGCGCTCGCCTTCGCGCGCTGGGCGGGCGCGCGGCTTCCCACGGAGCAAGAGTGGGAGACGGCGAGCACCGGCGCGGCGGTTGCGGGGAACACGCTCGAGTCGGGCCGGCTGCACCCGGGGCCGTCGAGCGAGGGCGAGCCGGCGGCGCTCTTTGGCGACGTGTGGGAGTGGACGTCCTCGCCGTTCGCGCCCTACCCGGGCTACCGACCGGAGGACGGCGCGCTCGGCGAGTACAACGGCAAGTTCATGTGTAACCAATTTGTTTTGCGCGGCGGCTCGTGCGCCACGCCGCGAACGCACCTGCGTCCGACGTATCGCAACTTCTGGCCTCCGGAGACCCGGTTTCAGTTCAGCGGGATTCGGCTGGCTCGCTAG
- the dnaJ gene encoding molecular chaperone DnaJ encodes MDKRDYYEVLGVERNADPTELKSAYRKLALKFHPDKNPGDKESEDKFKEASEAYEVLSDPEKRARYDQFGHSKNPFEGFGGNPFGGASINDIFGDLFGEMFGGQGRRRSQRGRGADLRFNLEVSFEEAAFGCDAQISLKKPKRCEACSGQGAKPGSTPKTCPTCRGSGEIRLTQGFFSIARPCSHCGGSGRVITDPCTTCKGRGAVESETTLTVKVPPGVDAGTRLKLTGEGEPGENGGPNGDLYVTLHVREHPIFSREDSDIWCEVPISFVQAALGAQLDVPTLDGKVKLKIPAGTQSGTVLRLKGKGVPQLGGYGRGDQHVRVVVETPSSLSKEQRELLEKFAQLSGEESHPQSRSFLSKVKELFGND; translated from the coding sequence GTGGACAAGCGCGACTACTACGAGGTCCTGGGCGTCGAACGGAACGCCGACCCCACCGAGCTCAAGAGCGCGTACCGCAAGCTCGCCCTCAAGTTCCATCCCGACAAGAACCCCGGCGACAAAGAGTCGGAAGACAAGTTCAAGGAGGCCTCCGAGGCCTACGAGGTCCTGTCCGATCCGGAGAAGCGCGCGCGCTACGACCAGTTCGGCCACTCGAAGAACCCGTTCGAGGGCTTCGGCGGCAATCCCTTTGGCGGCGCGTCGATCAACGACATCTTCGGCGACCTCTTCGGCGAGATGTTCGGCGGCCAGGGCCGGCGGCGCAGCCAGCGCGGCCGCGGCGCCGACCTGCGCTTCAACCTCGAGGTGAGCTTCGAAGAGGCCGCCTTCGGCTGCGACGCGCAGATCTCGCTCAAGAAGCCCAAGCGCTGCGAGGCCTGCAGCGGCCAGGGCGCCAAGCCCGGCTCCACCCCGAAGACGTGCCCCACGTGCCGCGGCTCCGGCGAGATCCGCCTCACCCAGGGCTTCTTCTCCATCGCCCGGCCGTGCTCGCACTGCGGCGGCTCCGGCCGGGTGATCACCGACCCGTGCACCACCTGCAAGGGCCGCGGCGCCGTCGAGAGCGAGACCACGCTCACCGTCAAGGTCCCGCCCGGCGTGGACGCAGGCACGCGGCTCAAGCTCACCGGCGAGGGCGAGCCCGGCGAGAACGGCGGCCCCAACGGCGACCTCTACGTCACCCTGCACGTGCGCGAGCACCCCATCTTCTCGCGCGAGGACTCGGACATCTGGTGCGAGGTGCCCATCTCCTTCGTCCAGGCCGCGCTCGGCGCCCAGCTCGACGTGCCCACCCTCGACGGCAAGGTGAAGCTCAAGATCCCTGCGGGCACGCAGTCGGGGACGGTGCTGCGGCTCAAGGGCAAGGGCGTGCCCCAGCTCGGCGGCTACGGCCGCGGCGACCAGCACGTGCGCGTCGTCGTCGAGACGCCCAGCTCGCTCTCCAAGGAGCAGCGCGAGCTGCTCGAGAAGTTCGCCCAGCTCTCCGGCGAGGAGAGCCACCCCCAGAGCCGCTCGTTCCTCAGCAAGGTCAAAGAGCTCTTCGGGAACGATTGA